The Myxocyprinus asiaticus isolate MX2 ecotype Aquarium Trade chromosome 39, UBuf_Myxa_2, whole genome shotgun sequence genome window below encodes:
- the LOC127430262 gene encoding serine/threonine-protein kinase PAK 4-like isoform X2, giving the protein MFSKKKKQRIQISAPSNFEHRVHTDFDEQEQKFVGLPRQWQSLIEDTAKRPKPFIDASVITTVEPRKAIVRGRKIGDDGSLTWLLDEFETMSVIRSNSLRRDSPPPQPRRDSGSSGGGHENGNHSHQQYRHSERYGDSKERERPHQEHPGADPRQVQRPVRSSKEDSRPHQQPRGQEPSRYKEPDWSGGPLPPQYRERDREREPREYHDQVVRREGANDKRPKSSYTGRDGSPQSPREKRPLSGPNIRTPNLPVTEGVIKTAQQTGRPFNTYPRSESNTGRNSIGQDLKPGKSEPSNHNGPSTGPSRSGSSGGKTVSQGQHRAEPQHHTSHPALGPEPPHGQPMPPSPKPSGPVAPPQQTRSPQREPQRVSHEQFRAALQMVVDPGDPRTYLDHYIKIGEGSTGIVCIATVKTTGKLVAVKKMDLRKQQRRELLFNEVVIMRDYHHENVVEMYNSYLVGDELWVVMEFLEGGALTDIVTHTRMNEEQIATVCLSVLKALSVLHSQGVIHRDIKSDSILLTHDGRAEIKINQASSKDCKEMDQ; this is encoded by the exons ATGTTCAGCAAGAAGAAAAAGCAACGCATCCAAATCTCGGCACCATCCAACTTTGAGCATCGTGTCCACACTGATTTTGATGAACAAGAGCAGAAGTTTGTGGGGCTTCCACGGCAGTGGCAGAGCCTCATTGAGGACACAGCCAAGAGGCCCAAACCATTCATCGATGCCTCAGTCATCACTACTGTAGAGCCACGCAAG GCAATCGTACGGGGGCGTAAGATTGGTGACGATGGCTCTCTCACATGGCTACTGGATGAGTTTGAGACCATGTCGGTGATCCGCTCCAACTCCCTGCGGCGAGACAGCCCACCACCACAGCCTCGCAGAGACTCTGGATCATCAGGAGGGGGTCATGAGAACGGAAATCACTCCCACCAGCAATACAGACACTCTGAACGCTATGGAGACAGCAAAGAGAG GGAGAGACCACATCAGGAGCATCCAGGTGCTGATCCCAGACAGGTTCAGCGCCCAGTCCGTTCATCCAAAGAGGATAGCCGACCTCACCAGCAGCCTCGCGGACAGGAGCCCAGCAGATACAAAGAACCTGATTGGTCAGGAGGGCCATTACCTCCCCAGTACAGAGaacgagacagagagagagaacctCGTGAATACCATGATCAGGTGGTAAGGAGAGAGGGGGCCAATGATAAGAGGCCCAAATCCAGCTACACAGGGCGGGATGGCAGCCCACAGTCGCCCCGTGAGAAGAGACCACTCTCTGGGCCAAATATCCGCACCCCCAACCTACCTGTTACAGAGGGAGTTATAAAGACAGCACAACAGACTGGCCGACCTTTCAACACGTACCCACGCTCTGAAAGCAACACTGGGAGAAACTCCATTGGTCAG GATTTAAAACCAGGCAAATCTGAGCCTTCCAACCACAACGGCCCCTCCACTGGGCCAAGCCGTAGTGGCAGCAGTGGAGGTAAAACTGTCTCTCaggggcagcacagagcagagcCCCAGCATCACACCTCCCACCCAGCCTTAGGGCCCGAACCCCCTCATGGCCAGCCGATGCCCCCGTCTCCAAAACCATCAGGCCCGGTTGCACCACCACAGCAAACCCGCTCACCTCAGAGGGAGCCACAGCGGGTTTCTCACGAGCAGTTCCGTGCTGCGCTTCAGATGGTGGTTGACCCTGGGGACCCACGGACTTATCTGGACCACTACATCAAGATCGGTGAAGGTTCCACTGGAATTGTGTGTATCGCCACAGTTAAAACCACAGGCAAGCTGGTGGCTGTGAAGAAGATGGACCTGCGAAAACAGCAGCGACGAGAATTGCTGTTTAACGAG GTGGTAATCATGCGGGACTATCACCATGAGAACGTGGTGGAGATGTACAACAGTTACTTGGTGGGGGATGAACTCTGGGTTGTCATGGAGTTCCTTGAGGGCGGAGCTTTGACTGACATTGTTACGCATACCAG GATGAACGAGGAGCAAATTGCCaccgtgtgtctgtctgttttgaAAGCGCTTTCTGTTCTTCACTCCCAGGGAGTCATTCACAGAGACATTAAGAGtgattctattcttctcacacATGATGGCAGG gcagaaattaaaatcaaccaagccagtagtaaggactgtaaagagatggaccaatga
- the LOC127430262 gene encoding serine/threonine-protein kinase PAK 4-like isoform X1: protein MFSKKKKQRIQISAPSNFEHRVHTDFDEQEQKFVGLPRQWQSLIEDTAKRPKPFIDASVITTVEPRKAIVRGRKIGDDGSLTWLLDEFETMSVIRSNSLRRDSPPPQPRRDSGSSGGGHENGNHSHQQYRHSERYGDSKERERPHQEHPGADPRQVQRPVRSSKEDSRPHQQPRGQEPSRYKEPDWSGGPLPPQYRERDREREPREYHDQVVRREGANDKRPKSSYTGRDGSPQSPREKRPLSGPNIRTPNLPVTEGVIKTAQQTGRPFNTYPRSESNTGRNSIGQDLKPGKSEPSNHNGPSTGPSRSGSSGGKTVSQGQHRAEPQHHTSHPALGPEPPHGQPMPPSPKPSGPVAPPQQTRSPQREPQRVSHEQFRAALQMVVDPGDPRTYLDHYIKIGEGSTGIVCIATVKTTGKLVAVKKMDLRKQQRRELLFNEVVIMRDYHHENVVEMYNSYLVGDELWVVMEFLEGGALTDIVTHTRMNEEQIATVCLSVLKALSVLHSQGVIHRDIKSDSILLTHDGRVKLSDFGFCAQVSKEVQRRKSLVGTPYWMAPELISRLPYGQEVDIWSLGIMVIEMVDGEPPYFNEPPLKAMKMIRDNLPPKLKNLHKVSPLLKGFLDRMLVRDPAQRAIAQELLKHPFLSKAGPPSCIVPLMRQNRMR from the exons ATGTTCAGCAAGAAGAAAAAGCAACGCATCCAAATCTCGGCACCATCCAACTTTGAGCATCGTGTCCACACTGATTTTGATGAACAAGAGCAGAAGTTTGTGGGGCTTCCACGGCAGTGGCAGAGCCTCATTGAGGACACAGCCAAGAGGCCCAAACCATTCATCGATGCCTCAGTCATCACTACTGTAGAGCCACGCAAG GCAATCGTACGGGGGCGTAAGATTGGTGACGATGGCTCTCTCACATGGCTACTGGATGAGTTTGAGACCATGTCGGTGATCCGCTCCAACTCCCTGCGGCGAGACAGCCCACCACCACAGCCTCGCAGAGACTCTGGATCATCAGGAGGGGGTCATGAGAACGGAAATCACTCCCACCAGCAATACAGACACTCTGAACGCTATGGAGACAGCAAAGAGAG GGAGAGACCACATCAGGAGCATCCAGGTGCTGATCCCAGACAGGTTCAGCGCCCAGTCCGTTCATCCAAAGAGGATAGCCGACCTCACCAGCAGCCTCGCGGACAGGAGCCCAGCAGATACAAAGAACCTGATTGGTCAGGAGGGCCATTACCTCCCCAGTACAGAGaacgagacagagagagagaacctCGTGAATACCATGATCAGGTGGTAAGGAGAGAGGGGGCCAATGATAAGAGGCCCAAATCCAGCTACACAGGGCGGGATGGCAGCCCACAGTCGCCCCGTGAGAAGAGACCACTCTCTGGGCCAAATATCCGCACCCCCAACCTACCTGTTACAGAGGGAGTTATAAAGACAGCACAACAGACTGGCCGACCTTTCAACACGTACCCACGCTCTGAAAGCAACACTGGGAGAAACTCCATTGGTCAG GATTTAAAACCAGGCAAATCTGAGCCTTCCAACCACAACGGCCCCTCCACTGGGCCAAGCCGTAGTGGCAGCAGTGGAGGTAAAACTGTCTCTCaggggcagcacagagcagagcCCCAGCATCACACCTCCCACCCAGCCTTAGGGCCCGAACCCCCTCATGGCCAGCCGATGCCCCCGTCTCCAAAACCATCAGGCCCGGTTGCACCACCACAGCAAACCCGCTCACCTCAGAGGGAGCCACAGCGGGTTTCTCACGAGCAGTTCCGTGCTGCGCTTCAGATGGTGGTTGACCCTGGGGACCCACGGACTTATCTGGACCACTACATCAAGATCGGTGAAGGTTCCACTGGAATTGTGTGTATCGCCACAGTTAAAACCACAGGCAAGCTGGTGGCTGTGAAGAAGATGGACCTGCGAAAACAGCAGCGACGAGAATTGCTGTTTAACGAG GTGGTAATCATGCGGGACTATCACCATGAGAACGTGGTGGAGATGTACAACAGTTACTTGGTGGGGGATGAACTCTGGGTTGTCATGGAGTTCCTTGAGGGCGGAGCTTTGACTGACATTGTTACGCATACCAG GATGAACGAGGAGCAAATTGCCaccgtgtgtctgtctgttttgaAAGCGCTTTCTGTTCTTCACTCCCAGGGAGTCATTCACAGAGACATTAAGAGtgattctattcttctcacacATGATGGCAGG GTGAAGCTGTCAGACTTTGGATTTTGTGCCCAGGTCTCAAAAGAAGTGCAGCGTAGGAAGTCTCTTGTAGGGACACCCTATTGGATGGCCCCTGAGCTCATCTCAAGACTTCCATATGGACAAGAG GTGGATATTTGGTCCCTTGGTATAATGGTGATCGAAATGGTGGATGGAGAGCCACCATACTTTAATGAGCCCCCACTCAAGGCTATGAAGATGATTCGAGACAATCTGCCACCCAAGCTCAAAAACCTCCACAAG GTCTCACCACTTCTCAAGGGATTCTTAGACAGGATGCTTGTACGAGATCCTGCCCAGAGGGCTATAGCTCAAGAGCTGTTAAAGCATCCCTTTCTGAGTAAAGCAGGTCCTCCCTCTTGCATTGTTCCCCTAATGAGGCAGAACCGCATGAGATGA